The uncultured Trichococcus sp. DNA window TCGCTGTGTGCGATGTCCAGCTCATCCAACAAGGGAACCAACATCTCGTAGGTTTCCAACACGCTGTCGCCGCGCATTTCGATTTTTGCAGGGAAGACTTTCGCCTCGAACAGATATTTGTACAGTTCGAATTGGATATCGCGCGATTTGTCGGAAGTCAGCACAGTGGCCAGCAGCACTTCCCCTGATTTTTTATCCGCGATGGCCATCATCTTCACAAAACGCGGCCGTTCCCCCTCTTTGAAAGTGATCGGTTGCGGCAAATAAAACAAGTCTATTTCGAAGGTGTTTCTTAAAAAGGTTTTCTTCTCCATCATCAGACGACGGATTTCGAACTGGGAAAGCATCAGATCGTATGGACCTTTCGTCAATTCGCCGCCAGTCAGGAACGCGAGGATATGCTCTTCCTTCAATTTCCAGACACTGTCCTTCGTTCCGGCTTGGTAATAGTAGCGCGTCGGGACATCATCCGCCGCAAAAGACTTGTCAAAGTCCATCTTACTGTAGACAGGGAACATTTCCAAAAAGCTCTCCAGCACACGCTCGAAGAGGACGATATCCTCTTCCGTCGCCGACCAGGGAACGAAGCCTGGTGTAAAGTCCAGCAGTTCCGGCCAAGCTTTTTTGCCGCGGAATTTGACATCTGTTGTACGGATGCGGTTATAGTCAGTTTCATCCAATTTGTTTCTGTCGACGAATTCCAGCCTGATATTTTTCAATTTCTCGGTGTATTCCCCGTTGCCATCCACTTCCGCGAACTCCGACTCCAACAAGTCCAAGTATAGGATGTATTCTGAAACGTCCCGGAAGACGCTCAATCCGATGCTGTCCTCGTCCAACCCGTCCAAAGCAAAGAATACCGGTTCCTTGCGATCGGAATATTTGATACCGACAACATCCGTGTCTTTCATTTTTTCCCAAGGCTTCAATTTATGGAAAGCCTTTATGTTTTCGTACAATTTTTGATAATCTCTCATTTATATCTCCTATCTATTTACAAAGCATAAGCCCACAAACCTTGATAATGGCGGAGTCCAAAGAAGATGTCGTTTCTTTTCGCACCCGTCCCCAGCATTTTCCGCCGCTTATCCTGTTTCAGCTTATTGAAATGAATTCCTTTCCTATGCTATCATATCTTGAAGCGCCCATCAATTTTTCTTTTTTAAGGAGTCCAAAATGACCTTTTCTTTCAAGGATATCGAACACAGCAAGTCCGTGGTCAAAGAAACCGCTCTGTACACGCACCACCGCAATGAAGCTGCCCTTTTTATGCATATCGAGAACTATGTCATTTTCCATCGCGTGCCGACCTTCGCTGAATTCTTGGAGACGGAAGCCTATTTGAAATCAGAGCGACAGAACTATGGGCAGGATTTCATAAAATTCATTTGGCCCGAAGATTGCGAAATTCCGCAGCCGATCATTTCCTATTTGGGATCGAACGGCTTCAACCTGGATGTACTTGAGCTTTATGCGGCCTCGCCCGGAACCTTTGTGCCGACGCGGACCGAAACGACTTCCGATGTCGTAGTGGAATGGGTAAATGAAGATAACCGCAGCGCCTACCTGACTTTGTCCGCAAAGGCCGACCAGGAGGTCAGCGAGGAATTCGCGAAACAAAAGCAGCCCTACACCCAAGCCAAGTTCGACAATCCGGCATTCTGTCCCATCGTGGCCATTTGCTCCGATGAAGCGGTCGGTTCCATCGACCTTTATCTGAAAGAGGAAAGTATTGAAATCGATAACTTTCACGTTGCCGCAGATTCCCGGGGTAAAGGGATTGGAACGGCTCTGCAGCAATTCGTGATGGAGCATGCCGACGGGAAGACCGTCCTTTTGGTGGCTGATGCAGCGGATACGGCGCGCGATATGTACAATCGTCAAAATTACACATACGTTTCTTTCCGCTACGAGCTATTGAAAATATTCAAATAATGGATCAACGCACTTTCATCCACGCGGCAAATTGCCGAATGGTTGCAAGTGCGTTGCTTTTCTTATTCGATTTCGTTGATTTGGTAGATTTCCACAGGGTAATTCGATTCGATTTCCTCAATGATTTTATCCACGATTTGTTGACAGAGTACCCGCGAACTGTTGACAACCGCCAGTCCGATGACGGCTTGATTCAACATATCCTGTGCCGATACTTCTGCAATGCTGACATTGTAACGTTGATGCATCTTGGCAAGAATGCTTTTCACAACACTGCGCTTGTCCTTCAGAGAATTGGAATCAAAAAGCCGCATAGACAATTCAACAGCCAACACGTTCATCGTCATCGCCCCATTTATGTTTGATATGGAAAGGTTATCTCTTCAAGACAAAAAATAACCGAAACTGCCCCTTCTGTCAAGGAATAGCTCCGGTTATCGGATAAAGCAAGGATAGGATTCATCACACACTTTAGTAGTTGAACTCTGAATCCC harbors:
- a CDS encoding DUF503 domain-containing protein codes for the protein MNVLAVELSMRLFDSNSLKDKRSVVKSILAKMHQRYNVSIAEVSAQDMLNQAVIGLAVVNSSRVLCQQIVDKIIEEIESNYPVEIYQINEIE
- a CDS encoding GNAT family N-acetyltransferase, translated to MTFSFKDIEHSKSVVKETALYTHHRNEAALFMHIENYVIFHRVPTFAEFLETEAYLKSERQNYGQDFIKFIWPEDCEIPQPIISYLGSNGFNLDVLELYAASPGTFVPTRTETTSDVVVEWVNEDNRSAYLTLSAKADQEVSEEFAKQKQPYTQAKFDNPAFCPIVAICSDEAVGSIDLYLKEESIEIDNFHVAADSRGKGIGTALQQFVMEHADGKTVLLVADAADTARDMYNRQNYTYVSFRYELLKIFK